CATGCTGGATACGCCGGTTCGGAATGCTGAATACGTATGGGATCGGCGGCGCACCACCCCCACCGGGACCGCCCGTGCCCCAGGATTCGGAGTCCCAAGCCAACAGCGTGCCATCTTTTTTGGCTCCCACCTTAACGCGGGCAAATGCGGAAGGACGCGCTCCCGCCACCATCAACTCGGAGTCGCGCTCGAGCATGATCCTCACCGCCTTGCCACCGGCTTTCTTAGAAAGCTGGGCGGCTGCGATGCCCCAGCGGTCGGCCCCAAACTTGCTGCCAAAACCGCCACCCATGTGGTCCTGATGCACGTGCACATTGGTGACAGGAATCTTGAGAGCGCGAGCATATTCATTGGCGACGCCAGAGACGTTCTGCGTCGAGGTATACACCATGAGATGGTCGTCGTCGGTCCACTCTACAATCAAGCCGTGGGTTTCCAGGCAGCAGTGGGTAATTACAGGACAGCCATAGACGCCTTCGGAAACAACCTCGGCCTCTTTGAAGGCGGCATCCGGGTCGCCTCTGACCACGTCGGCCGCCTTGCGATAAGGAGACTTGTTTTCCTGTGCCTCTTTCTTCGGTGCTGCCTGCAAGGCTTTGATCAAGGCTTCTCCGACTTTTTGCTGGCGCATGCTGTCAACCACCTGATCGCTCACATCAAAGCTCACGCCTTTGCGCTGAACGATGGCAATAATCTGCGGCTCGGGAACCTGGTTCCTGAACATATCTCCGAGATCAGACTGCGAAACCGGAGTGGTATCTTCGGCCACATTTTGCGGCTGGTCAAAGTCGTTGACGAAGTGAGAGAGGGGCTGGTATTCAACCTTGATGGCACGAATGGCATCTTCCGCTGTCGGTTCATCTACGGCGGCGACGGCGACGATGTCATCTCCGGCCCAGTGGATCTCAGTGCCGGTGTCTTGCACAATCTGAACGGCCTTGACCCCGGGCATCTTTTCCGCGGCGGAAGTATCAATGCTCACAACCTTGGCGTGCGCATAAGGCGAGCGTAAGACCTTGCCAAACAACATTCCTGGGCGGTGCACATCGTAGGTATATTTGGCGCGGCCTGAGACCTTGACCGGGCCATCCACACGCGAGATGCGTTTGCCGAGCAAAGGTCTTTGTTCCGGCTGAGGCCAACTATAGTCCGTTTGCTGCTCTGTCTTGACGTCGTCTGCCATAACCTAAGCTCCTTTCGCGGCTTTTGCTGCCTGCACCAGGGCCAGGCGCATGCCTGCATAGGTGCCACATCGGCAGAGGTTTCCGCCCATTCCATGCTTGATCTGCTCCGGCGTCGGATTAGGGTGCTTATCCAGGAAGGCCTTGCTTGCCATCACGAACCCGGAAGTGCAGAAGCCGCATTGTTGTGCGTCATGATCAACAAATGCCTGTTGTATGGGATGAAGTTTGCTGGGATCGCCCAGGCCTTCTACGGTAGAAATGGCGTGAGATTGCGCATCAATAGCAAGAACCGAGCAGGAATAAACCGCTTTGCCATCCAGTAATACCGTGCACGCTCCGCAAGTCCCCCGATCGCAGACCCGCTTGGCGCCGGTCAGATCAAAGCTGTCGCGCAGCGCGTCCAGCAATGTGACCCGAGGCTCCAGTTGTGCGCTGTAGCGCTTGCCATTGATGGTAAGCGTGACCGGTACTTTGTCCGGACCTTGCACGGCCACCTCTTCCGCTTCCGCTGTGAGCACACCCGCCCTGGCGATAAATGGCACCGCCGCGGAAACGCTCGAAATTTTCAGGAAATCTCGTCTGGATACGCCCGCATCGTCAGATGAGTGCGAAGACGAATGCGAAGAGGAATGATTCGAAGAAGAATGCTTTGAGGATGAATGCTTTGATCCCGGTTTCTGTTTCTTGTCCTCAGGAAGATCGTCCATCTGGGTGCCTCCCGTGCTTGTCGAGGATTGTGCTCTACCGCAAGCCGAAAAAATTATAACACCTGAACCTGCGATGATTTGTTAAGTGCCGCCCCTGATAAATCAGCGCGTCCCGGATTTCGGGACGATGCTGGAATTCAGTCCCATTTCAAACCGTGAAACTGTTTCCTTCAGCGGCTAGTGATAGCTGAACTCAAATACCGCGCTCTTCTTGAAATCGTTATAGAAGAGTTCGTATCCTCCCCGGTTATATCCATCAATGGAAAACACAAGCTCAGATTTGCCGTCGTTATCGTAATCGCCGGCATCCACGAGCCACATATCTTGTCCCAGAAATGAGATTTGCTTCACCGGGTCAATGACGAACCACTGGTCAATGAAAGCATCGTCCACCGGTCCGTCACAACGGTATCCCTCCAGGCGAATCTGGGCTATCGTCCAGTTATTTTTGGAAGAGTAGGCTTTGACAAGCTTTATGTCTTCGTCGTGATAGAGCCACGCTCTCTCAGTTTCGGGCTTCTGGTTTGTGCAATTTGAAACCTTTGGGAATTTCTTTCGGAACTCTTGGCGCAGGGCTGCGATGAGCGCAGGCGGCAGGT
The DNA window shown above is from Terriglobales bacterium and carries:
- a CDS encoding (2Fe-2S)-binding protein; protein product: MDDLPEDKKQKPGSKHSSSKHSSSNHSSSHSSSHSSDDAGVSRRDFLKISSVSAAVPFIARAGVLTAEAEEVAVQGPDKVPVTLTINGKRYSAQLEPRVTLLDALRDSFDLTGAKRVCDRGTCGACTVLLDGKAVYSCSVLAIDAQSHAISTVEGLGDPSKLHPIQQAFVDHDAQQCGFCTSGFVMASKAFLDKHPNPTPEQIKHGMGGNLCRCGTYAGMRLALVQAAKAAKGA